The genome window GATCACGCCCATCGCCATGGAGTCCGAGCTGCGCTTCGCCATCCGTGAGGGCGGCCGCACCGTCGGCGCCGGCGTCGTTACCGAAATCATCGAGTAGGGGCGCGGGAACTCTGACAACGGAACACTAGCATGGCACGCGACAAGGTCATCCTGGCGTGCAGCCAGTGCGAAGCCAGGAACTATCACACGACCAAGAACCGGCGACTGCACCCCGAGCGCGTCGAGTGGAAGAAGCACTGTCCGCGGTGCAACGCGCACACGGCGCACAAGGAAACCAAGTAGATAGATGGCTGTAGCCGACAACATCGAGAGGACCAAGGTCTTCTTCGACCAGACGGTCGAGGAGATGAAGAAGGTAACCTGGCCCGACTGGCCGCAGTTGCGTCAGGCCACTCTCGTCATCCTCCTTTTCGTGATCGTCGTGGCCGCCATCATCTGGGCGATGGATCTGGGCGTCAGCAACGTCATCAACCTCATCATCGACGTGTTCACGGGGTGATCGTGTTGGACGAAGCGCGCTGGTACGCGATCCAGACTTACTCGGGTCACGAGAACAAGGTGAAGAGGCTGATCGACCATCGCATCGGCCAACTTCCCGGTGAGACGCCCGAGGAGAAGGACATTCAGGAGGCTCTGGTGCCGACGCAGGATGTGGCCGAGATCCGCAACGGCAAGCGGGTCACGGTGACCAAGCGACTCTATCCGGGCTACGTGCTCGTCCGTATGCGAGCCAACCAACAGTCGCTGCATACCGTCAACAGCATTCAGGGCGTCATCAAGTTCGTGGGGGGCGGCGCGCGGCCGCAGCCCCTGCGCGAGGACGAGATGGCCAAGATTCTCGGACTCGAGCCGGAGGTGGCCGAGGTCGAGTCGAAGGAAGAGATCCCGTTCCGGATCGGTCAGGTGGTGGAGGTGACCGAGGGCCCGTTCACGGACTTCAGCGGAACGGTGCAGGAGGTGGACGACGACAAGGGCAAGGTCAAGGTGGAGGTGAGCCTGTTCGGCCGGCCCACGTCGGTGGAGTTGGATTACACGCAGCTCAGAGGCTTCTAGCCGGCCTGGCAGGTCGGCGGTGCCGCCCGCTCGGGCGGCGAAGCTTTTTGCGCGCGCGGTGTGGCAGCCCACGCTCCCGGGCACACCACGCCGTCGATACAGCAGGGAGCACGAAGGGTATACATGGCAAAGAAGGTCATCGGGTTCATAAAGCTCCAGGTGCCCGCCGGCCAGGCCAACCCTGCGCCCCCCGTGGGTCCGGCGTTGGGTCAGCACGGCGTCAACATCATGGAGTTTTGCAAGGCGTTCAACGCCAGAACACAACAGGGCGGCGGGATCCTCATTCCCGTCGAGATCACGGTCTACGCGGACCGCTCCTTCAGCTTCATCACGAAGACTCCGCCGGCCGCCGTGTTGCTCAAGCGCGCGGCGGGCCTGCAGAAGGCTTCGGGCGTGCCGCACGTGGAGATAGTCGGCTCGGTGACCAAGGATCAGGTCCGCGAGATCGCCGAGACCAAGATGCCCGACTTGAACGCCGCCAACGTGGAGTCCGCCATGCGCATGATCGAGGGCACGGCGCGGTCCATGGGCATCACGGTGGAGGGCTGATGCCGAAGCGCGGAAAGAACTACCGGAAGGCAGTCGCCGCGGTGCCGGCCGATCTTCGCTTCGAGACTCCGCTGGACGCGCTCAAGGTGGTCAAGGAGACGTCGTTCGCGAAGTTCGACGAGACCGTCGAGGTGTCCGTCCGCCTGGGCGTGGACCCCAAGCACGCCGACCAGATCGTGCGCGGCACAGTCGTGCTGCCGCACGGCACGGGCAAGGCGGTTCGGGTGCTCGTGCTCGCGCAGGGCGACAAGGCCCGTGAGGCCGAGGACGCCGGCGCGGACTACGTGGGCATGGAGCACATCGACAAGATCAAAGAGGGCTGGCTGGACTTCGACACCGTCGTCGCTACACCGGACGTCATGGGCCAGGTGGCCCAGGTGGGGCGCATACTGGGGCCGCGTGGCCTCATGCCCAATCCCAAGGCCGGGACCGTCACGTTCGAGGTGGGCAAGGCGGTGGGCGAGGTGAAGGCGGGGAAGATCGAGTACCGGGTCGACAAGACCGGCAACCTGCACGCGCCGATCGGTCGCGTGTCGTTCGAGGCCGAGCGCCTGGACGAGAACCTGGGGGCCTTCATGGATTCGGTGGTGCGGGCGAAGCCGTCCGCCGCCAAGGGCACCTACGTTCGCAACGTCGTGGTATCGAGCACGATGGGCCCCGGCGTGAAGATCGATCCGAACCTCTATCGCCGCACGTCGGCGGGGGCGGCGTCATGAAGGTCGAAGTCAAGCAGGAGGTCGTGAAGGAAATCGCGGGCAAGCTGGATGCGGCGCGCGCGTTCTACCTCACGGACTTCACCGGGCTGGACGTCAAGAGCATGACCGAGCTCCGCGCAAAGCTGCGCGCGGAAGGGATCGAGTACCTCGTGGTCAAGAACTCGATGGCGCAACGCGCGGTGGAGGCGCTCGAGGTGCCGGACATAGCCGAGTTCTTCATCGGCCCCACGGGACTGGTGATCGGCACGCAGGACGCCGTGACGCCGGCCAAGGTCATCTGGGAGTTCGCGAAGGAACACGACGACAAGCCGACCGTGAAGGTCGGCATCGTGGAAGGCGAGAAGGTGGACGCCACGGGCGTCGGCAAGCTCGCCAAGCTGCCTCCGAGGGAACAGCTCCTGGCGGAGCTGGCCGGGGCGATGCAGGCGCCCATGGCGGAACTCGCCGCTCTCATGCAGGCGATGCTCTACGAGGTAGCCGGATTGATTGATGCCCTGCGCGTCCAGAGGGACGCGGCGGGTTCCTGACCCTCATCGGTGCGAAGAACAAGGGGATAGCGAGATGGCGAACAAGGAAGAGCTGCTCGACGCGATCGGCGAGATGACCGTGATGGAGCTCGCGGACTTCGTCGAGGCCTTCAAGGAGAAGTTCAACGTCACCGCCGTCGCCGCGGCTCCGGTCGCGGCCGGTGGCGGGGCGGCCGGTGGCGCCGAGGCAGAGGTCGAGAAGGACGAGTTCGACGTCATTCTCACGGAGATCGGCGGCAAGAAGATCCAGGTGATCAAGGCGGTTCGCGAGGTCACCAGCCTGGGACTCAAGGAGGCCAAGGATTTGGTGGACAGCGCTCCGTCGCCCGTCCGCGAGGCCGTCTCGAAGGACGAGGCCGAGCAGATCAAGGCCAAGCTCGAAGAGCAAGGCGCTACGGTCGAGCTGAAGTAGCGTCGCCGCCGCTCCGGTCTGCGCCAGCGTGGCGCGGGACCGGCGAGCCGCCCCTGGACGGATCGAGGGCGGTGAAGTGCGACCGCAACTTCAGCCGAGGGCGCCGATGCAAGTAGGCAGTTTCCAACGTTCACGAGCCGCCGAGGTGGTGGCGGCGCCGCCGGATCAAGGCGGAACGACGAGGCGTAGCCTTCGCTACGGCGAGGAGTTCCAACGATGAGCCGGCGGATGCATGGCGGCGCCGAATGGCCGTGCCGCGTTGGAAGCGGCCTACGGGGACGCCAGCCGTACAGATCATCGCTTCGCAGAACCCCACCGCCGTCGGCGGTCGGGGGTTTCTGCGCTTCACACCCGTCGACGAACGGCGGCGCGCGGCGTGACTCATCCGCGCGTGCCCGCCGGCCCGAGTCGGATTCTGAGGGAATCGGAAGGGGGAGTTCCTCTTGGCTACACGTTTGAACGGCAAGCGACCGGTGGTGACGTTCAGCAAGCTACCGGACGCCATGCCCATGCCCAATCTGCTGGACGTCCAGCTGGAAGCATTTTCGAGGCTGCTTCGCACCGAGGCGGAGTCGGGAGTGCAGGAGGACGTAGGGCTGGAGCGGGTCTTCAGGGAGATCTTCCCGATCAGCGACGTGAACGAGAAGTTCTCGCTCGAGTTCGTGGGCTACAGCCTCGGCGAACCGAAGTACACGGTGGACGAGTGCATCGAGCGCGACATGACCTACGCCGCGCCCCTGAAGTCGCTGCTGCGTCTCATCGTCTGGGAGGAAGTGGAGGACGGCGAGGACGGCGAGCCGCGGCCGCAGGACATCATCGAGAAGGAAGTCTACCTCGGTGACCTGCCGCTGCTCACTGACCTGGGCACGTTCATCATCAACGGCGCCGAGCGGGTCATCGTGAGCCAGCTGCACCGCTCTCCGGGGGTGGTGTTCGAGGAGACGATCCACCCCAACGGGTCGAAGCTATACAGCTCGCGGATCATCCCCTTCAGGGGCTCGTGGGTCGAGTTCACGATCGACATCCACGACGTCATCCACGTCCACATCGACCGCAAGAAGAAGTTCCCGGCCACCGCGCTGCTGCGCGCGTTCGGTCACGGCACCGACGAAGCCATCCTTCAGATCTTCTACAAGAAGCGGAAGATCACGGTGCCCAAGCTGGAGGACGCCGACAAGGGCGCGCGCCGTGAGGGTCTGGGCGCGCTCGCGGCCGTGGAGGTCGTGGATCCGGAGTCCGGCGAAGTGCTGGTGGAGGTCGCGCAGGAGCTGACCGAAGAGGTCATCGAGCAGCTACACCGCGCCGGGATCAAGAAGGTCTCGATCTTCGCGGGTCAGGCCGAGTCCTCGCGCGGCGACAGCCCGCTCCTCAAGAACACGCTGAAGAAGGATCCGACCTCGGACGAGGAGTCCGCGCTGCGCGCGATCTACTCCCTGCTGCGCCCGGGCGAGCCGCCCAACATGGAGACGGCGCGCCTGGCCCTGGAGCGAATCTTCTTCAACCCCAAGCGCTACGACCTGGGGCGCGTGGGCCGCTACAAGATCAACCAGCGGCTCGGGCTGGATACGCCGGCGGGCACCACGGTGCTTACCCAGGAGGATTTCACCGCGATCTTCCGCTACCTCATCGAGCTGCACGAGGGGCGTGGCTTCGTGGACGACATCGACCACCTGGGCAACCGGCGCATCCGCACGGTGGGCGAGCTGATCGCGAATCAGTTCTCGGTGGGCCTCTCGCGCATGGCGCGGCTGGTCAAGGAGCGCATGTCGATCACCACGGACGTCGAAAAGATGAACATCGACGACCTGGTGAACGCGCGTACCGTGAGCGCGGTGATCCAGGCGTTCTTCGGGTCGAGCCAGCTCAGCCAGTTCATGGACCAGACCAATCCGCTGGCCGAGATGACGCACAAGCGGCGGCTGTCGGCGCTGGGGCCCGGCGGCCTGACGCGTGAGCGCGCCGGCTTCGAGGTCCGCGACGTGCACTATTCGCACTATGGGCGGATGTGTCCGATCGAGACCCCGGAAGGCCCGAACATTGGTCTGATCACCAGCATGACCACGTACTCGCGGATCAACAACCTCGGCTTCGTCGAGACGCCGTACCGCAAGGTGGTGAAGAACAAGGTCACCGATAAGATCGTCTGGCTCGACGCCAACGCGGAGGAGGACGCGACGATAGCCCAGGCGAACGCGCCCCTCACCGAAGACGGGCACTTCGCCAACGAGTTCGTGCTGTGCCGCTATCGAGGAGACTTCCCGCTCGCCCGGCCGGACGACATCGACTACATGGACGTGGCGCCGGACCAGCTCGTGTCGGTGGCCGCCGCGCTGATTCCGTTCCTCGAGCACGACGACGCCAACCGCGCGCTGATGGGCTCGAACATGCAGCGCCAGGCGGTGCCGCTTCTGTACCCGGAGGCGCCGCTCGTGGGCACGGGTCTGGAGGAGAAGGTCGCGCGCGACTCCGGCGCGGTCATCCTGGCCAAGCGTCCGGGCGTCGTGGAGCGGGTGACCGCCGATGAGATCATCGTGGACACCGGCGCGGTGTCGCCCGGTAAGTCGGACGAGCCGCTGGCCAAGCTGGCGCAGTTCGATCGCTATCGCCTGAAGAAGTTCTGGCGGACCAACCAGGACACCGCCATCAACCAACGCCCCCTGGTCAAGCAGGGCGCCAAGGTGAAGGCGGGGCAGATCATCGCGGACGGCCCGTCCACGCAGTTCGGCGAGCTCGCGCTCGGCCGCAACGTGCTGGTCGCCTTCATGCCCTGGTACGGACACAATTTCGAGGACGCGATCGTCATCAGCGAGAAGCTGGTGAAGGAGGACGTCTACACGTCGATCCACATCCAGGAGCTCGAGCTCCACGTGCGCGACACCAAGCGCGGCATGGAGGAGATCACCCGCGAAATCCCGAACGTGGCTGAAGAGGGCCTCGTACAGCTCGACGAGCGGGGTGTGGTGCGGATCGGCGCGCGCATGAACCCGGGTGACATCCTGGTCGGCAAGATCACCCCCAAGGGGGAGACCGAGCTTTCGCCGGAAGAGAAGCTGCTGACGGCGATCTTCGGCGAGAAGGCCAAGGACGTCAAAGACTCTTCGCTCAAGGTGCCGCCGGGGCTGACCGGTACGGTTATCGACGTGAAGGTCTTTAGCCGCCGGATCGACGATCCGCTGCTCGAGCAGGAACGGGGCTCTCGCATCGGCGAGCTGAGGGCCTTCGAGCGCACCGAAATCCGCCGCATCAGTGACGCGCGCGACGAGGAGCTGCGCGAGCTGCTGAAGGGCCAGACGGCGTCGCTGATGCTGCGGCACGGAACCGTGGAGCCGTACCTGGAAGAGGGCACCAAGCTCCTGGTGAAGGCGCTCGAGGACATCGACTTCGGCGACATCGACCTGACCACGCTCAAGGTCAAGAACAAGGAAGCGAACGAGCGCATCCGCCTCGTCATCGACGAGGCCAAGAAGCGCATCGGGCGCGTCCGCGAGAAGACCGAGGAGCAGATCGACAAGGTCTTCCAGCCCGACGAGCTGCCTCCCGGTGTGGTGCAGCTCGTCAAGGTCTACGTCGCCGAGAAGCGCAAGATCAGCGTCGGCGACAAGATGGCGGGCAGGCACGGCAACAAGGGCATCATCGCCCGCATCGTGCCCGAGGAGGACATGCCCTTCCTGCCCGACGGCAGGCCCGTGGAGATCGTCCTCAATCCGCTCGGCGTGCCGAGCCGCATGAACGTCGGCCAAGTCCTGGAGACACACCTGGGGTGGGTGGCCGACATGCTCGGTTTCGAGGCCAAGACGCCCGTCTTCCAGGGTGCGTCCGAGGACGAGGTCGGAGCGTTGCTCAAGTTCAGCGGGCTCAGCTGGGCCGCCCGTTCGGCGCGCTTGCAGACGGCTTTCCCCGAATTCGGAAAGGCCGAGACCGAAGCGCTCATCAGGCTGATTCACGACCAGGCGCCCGATCGAGGCGCGGTGAGCGGTGGGGGCACCGGCGGGGGTAACGGCGCCGCCGGCTACGGCATGGGCACCGAAACCGTGGGCGGGGACCTGGACGCGTACCTCGGCCAGGGCGTCGACGAGTCGATGAAGAAGACCCTGGGCAGCGTCAAGGCGTTCCTCGTGGCCGCGGCCGATGAGTTGGCCGAGCGGCGCGATGCGAAGGTCGAGGACGCCTTCCCGGCGATCTCGGCGCTCAGGCGCAAGCGCACGTTTTCGGAGGGGATGGGGCTGGACGCAGCCATCGTGGAGCTGCTCGTGGCGGCCGGCATCACGGCGGCGGGCAAGGTCTGGCTGCGCGACGGCCGCAGCGGGAAGCAGTTCGACTTCCCGGTCACCGTCGGCCAGATCTACATGCTCAAGCTCTCGCACCTCGTGGACGACAAGATCCACGCGCGCTCCATCGGACCGTACTCGCTGGTCACCCAGCAGCCGCTGGCGGGGAAGGCGCAGTTCGGCGGGCAGCGCTTCGGTGAGATGGAGGTGTGGGCGTTGGAGGCGTACGGGGCCGCGCATACGCTCCAGGAGATCCTGACGGTCAAGTCCGACGATGTGTCGGGGCGCTCGCGCGTCTACGAGGCGATCGTGAAGGGCGACAACCTGCCGGAGCCAGGCATTCCAGAGTCGTTCAACGTGCTCGTGAAGGAACTTCAGTCCTTGGGGTTGAGCGTAAAGCTCGGACGTGAGGAGTAACGATACATGATCGATTTTCCGCGCACGCGCGAGCCGCGTTCCAGTGACTTCGATTTCATCCAGTTGAGGATCGCCTCCCCCGAGGAGATCCGGAGCTGGTCGTACGGAGAGGTCACGAAGCCGGAAACCATCAACTACCGCTCGTTCAAGCCAGAGCGGGACGGGCTGTTCTGCGAGCGCATTTTCGGTCCTGTGAAGGACTGGGAGTGCCACTGCGGGAAGTTCAAGCGAATCCGTTTCCGCGGCCACATCTGCGACAAGTGCGGCGTGGAGGTGACGCTGTCCAAGGTTCGCCGCGAGCGCATGGGCCACATCGAGTTGGCCGTGCCGGTGGCCCACATCTGGTTCTTCAAGACGCTGCCGAGCCAGATGGGCTACCTCCTGGGCATGACCCTGCGTGACCTGGAGAAGGTGATCTACTACGCCGCGTACGTGGTCACTCAGCCGGGCCGGCAGGAGGTCACATACCAGCAGCTGCTGGATGAGGACGAGTACTACGACCTGCGCATCAAGGCGCGCGAAGAAGAAGACGACGAGTTCAAGGCCGAGATCGGCGCGGAGGCCGTCCGCACGCTGCTCATGCGGTTGGACGAGGAGGATCGGTCCATCGACGATCGGAACAAGGACGGTCGAGGGATCGATCGCCTGGCGGAGCGGCTCCGCTACGAGGTGGCGAACGAGACCAGCCAGCACCGCAAGAAGCAGAAGCTGAAGCGGCTCAAGGTGCTGGACGCCATCCGCAACTCGGGGCGAACCCCGGAGCAGCGCAATCGGCCCGAGTGGATGATCCTGGACGTCGTACCCGTGATTCCGCCAGACCTGCGGCCGCTGGTGCCGCTCGACGGCGGGCGTTTCGCGACCAGCGACCTGAACGATCTGTACCGCCGGGTCATCAACCGGAACAACCGGCTGAAGAAGCTGATGGAGATGCGCGCGCCGGAGGTCATCCTCCGGAACGAAAAGCGCATGCTCCAGGAGGCGGTCGACGCGCTGTTCGACAACAGCCGCCGCTCGAAGGCCATTCGCGGGCGAGGCAAGCGGCCGCTCAAGTCGCTGTCCGACATGCTCAAGGGCAAGCAGGGCCGGTTCCGCCAGAACCTGCTCGGCAAGCGCGTGGACTACTCGGGCCGTTCGGTGATCGTGGTGGGCCCCGAGCTCAAGCTGCACCAGTGCGGCCTGCCCAAGGTGATGGCCGTCGAGCTCTTCAAGCCCTTCATCATCCACGAGCTGGAGAAGAGGGGTGAGGCCGAGACGGTCAAGCGCGCGAAGAAGATCGTGGAGCGCGAGGACCCCAAGGTCTACGAGGTGCTCGAGGACATCATCCGCGACCACCCGGTGCTGCTGAACCGGGCCCCGACTCTGCACCGGTTGGGGATCCAGGCGTTCGAGCCTGTCCTCGTGGAGGGCAAGGCGATCCGCATCCACCCGCTCGTGTGCGCGGCGTTCAACGCCGACTTCGACGGGGACCAGATGGCGGTGCACCTGCCGCTCAGCTTCGAGGCGCAGATCGAGGCGCGAGTGCTCATGCTCGCCTCGAACAACATCCTGCTGCCGTCCAACGGACGCCCGATCGCGAGTCCCACGCAGGATATGGTCATAGGCTGCTACTACCTGACCAAGGCGCCGGCGTTGGTGCAGGGGTTGGAGGAGCGCGCTGCCTCCGTGCGGCTGCCCAAGGCGCAGCGCGACAAGGCGAACCAGGAGCTGGACGAGGCGTACGCGGACGCGCCGCGCTACGGTATTTTCGCCGAGGCCGAGGCCGCCCTCGAGCTGGGCCGCGTGGGCTTCCATTCGCCCTGCTGGTTCTGGGTGGAGCGGCGCCAGATCGAAGGCGAGGAAGACACCGAGGATCGGCGCGGCAAGTGGGTCCGCACGACGATCGGTCGGGCGATATTCAACTCCATCGTGCCGGAGGATCTTGGCTTCTGGAACAACACGATGGGCAAGCGCGAGCTCGCCGACATCATCGCCAAGGCGTACCGCGAGGTGGGTCTCAGCCGGACCACCGAGTTCCTGGATTCGCTCAAGTCCTTCGGATTCCGCTACGCCACGATGGGAGGCATTTCGGTAGGGCTCGCGGACCTGCAGATCCCGGGCGAGAAGTCGGAAATCCTGGGCGAGGCCGATCAGGAAGTGGCGCGCTTCAACCGCGCCTACCAGAAGGGCGTGATCAGCTTCGGCGAGCGTTACAACAAGGTGATCGACACCTGGACGCACGCCAACAACGACGTGGCGGACGCCATGGTGCGCCACCTGGAGCGCAGCCGCGGCGGCTTCAACCCCGTGTTCATGATGATGAACTCGGGCGCGCGCGGTAACCGCGACCAGATGCGCCAGCTCGCCGGCATGCGCGGCCTGATGGCCAAGCCGCAGAAGAAGCTGACGGGTGGCATCGGCGAAATCATCGA of Gemmatimonadota bacterium contains these proteins:
- the nusG gene encoding transcription termination/antitermination protein NusG is translated as MIVLDEARWYAIQTYSGHENKVKRLIDHRIGQLPGETPEEKDIQEALVPTQDVAEIRNGKRVTVTKRLYPGYVLVRMRANQQSLHTVNSIQGVIKFVGGGARPQPLREDEMAKILGLEPEVAEVESKEEIPFRIGQVVEVTEGPFTDFSGTVQEVDDDKGKVKVEVSLFGRPTSVELDYTQLRGF
- a CDS encoding elongation factor Tu gives rise to the protein ITPIAMESELRFAIREGGRTVGAGVVTEIIE
- the secE gene encoding preprotein translocase subunit SecE, which encodes MAVADNIERTKVFFDQTVEEMKKVTWPDWPQLRQATLVILLFVIVVAAIIWAMDLGVSNVINLIIDVFTG
- the rplA gene encoding 50S ribosomal protein L1; the encoded protein is MPKRGKNYRKAVAAVPADLRFETPLDALKVVKETSFAKFDETVEVSVRLGVDPKHADQIVRGTVVLPHGTGKAVRVLVLAQGDKAREAEDAGADYVGMEHIDKIKEGWLDFDTVVATPDVMGQVAQVGRILGPRGLMPNPKAGTVTFEVGKAVGEVKAGKIEYRVDKTGNLHAPIGRVSFEAERLDENLGAFMDSVVRAKPSAAKGTYVRNVVVSSTMGPGVKIDPNLYRRTSAGAAS
- the rplL gene encoding 50S ribosomal protein L7/L12 — protein: MANKEELLDAIGEMTVMELADFVEAFKEKFNVTAVAAAPVAAGGGAAGGAEAEVEKDEFDVILTEIGGKKIQVIKAVREVTSLGLKEAKDLVDSAPSPVREAVSKDEAEQIKAKLEEQGATVELK
- the rpoC gene encoding DNA-directed RNA polymerase subunit beta' translates to MIDFPRTREPRSSDFDFIQLRIASPEEIRSWSYGEVTKPETINYRSFKPERDGLFCERIFGPVKDWECHCGKFKRIRFRGHICDKCGVEVTLSKVRRERMGHIELAVPVAHIWFFKTLPSQMGYLLGMTLRDLEKVIYYAAYVVTQPGRQEVTYQQLLDEDEYYDLRIKAREEEDDEFKAEIGAEAVRTLLMRLDEEDRSIDDRNKDGRGIDRLAERLRYEVANETSQHRKKQKLKRLKVLDAIRNSGRTPEQRNRPEWMILDVVPVIPPDLRPLVPLDGGRFATSDLNDLYRRVINRNNRLKKLMEMRAPEVILRNEKRMLQEAVDALFDNSRRSKAIRGRGKRPLKSLSDMLKGKQGRFRQNLLGKRVDYSGRSVIVVGPELKLHQCGLPKVMAVELFKPFIIHELEKRGEAETVKRAKKIVEREDPKVYEVLEDIIRDHPVLLNRAPTLHRLGIQAFEPVLVEGKAIRIHPLVCAAFNADFDGDQMAVHLPLSFEAQIEARVLMLASNNILLPSNGRPIASPTQDMVIGCYYLTKAPALVQGLEERAASVRLPKAQRDKANQELDEAYADAPRYGIFAEAEAALELGRVGFHSPCWFWVERRQIEGEEDTEDRRGKWVRTTIGRAIFNSIVPEDLGFWNNTMGKRELADIIAKAYREVGLSRTTEFLDSLKSFGFRYATMGGISVGLADLQIPGEKSEILGEADQEVARFNRAYQKGVISFGERYNKVIDTWTHANNDVADAMVRHLERSRGGFNPVFMMMNSGARGNRDQMRQLAGMRGLMAKPQKKLTGGIGEIIESPIKSNFREGLTVLEYFISTHGARKGLADTALKTADAGYLTRRLVDVAQDVTIAEDDCGTVLGIDTTALKEGEDIIEPLADRIVGNVALDEVVDPIDSETLVEAGELIDEEAAEAIEDAGIQNVKIRSVLTCEAKRGICQMCYGRNLATLAMVDTGEAVGILAAQSIGEPGTQLTLRTFHIGGTAARIAAQTQRKSKVDGVISFERITFVQTPDKLRVVTSREGEIVMKTKEGAVRSRLSVPYGATLAVEEADEVEAGDLLFSWDPYSEPIVADHKGTIHFIDIVEEETVREELDESTGRRQLVIIEDRDKRLHPMIEIRDGKGKKLREFIVPVGAQLTVADEEAVQPGATLAKISREVYKTRDITGGLPRVAELFEARRPKDPAVVTEIDGSVRFGDIKRGKRQIIIVPEDAEERVYDVPVGKHLRVHEGDQVRAGDRLSEGPVNPHDILQIKGPRAVQEYLLNEIQEVYRLQGVKINDKHIGVIVRQMLQKVRITDPGDTELLEGENCDRAIFRDINAQALEEEKKPARSEPLLLGITKASLTTESFISAASFQETTKVLTDAAVRGARDDLKGLKENIIIGHLIPAGTGIYRHSDVEFLVEAEGSTEQEMIAAAEEGPFFRAFPAGEEMAAAE
- the rpmG gene encoding 50S ribosomal protein L33 is translated as MARDKVILACSQCEARNYHTTKNRRLHPERVEWKKHCPRCNAHTAHKETK
- the rpoB gene encoding DNA-directed RNA polymerase subunit beta: MATRLNGKRPVVTFSKLPDAMPMPNLLDVQLEAFSRLLRTEAESGVQEDVGLERVFREIFPISDVNEKFSLEFVGYSLGEPKYTVDECIERDMTYAAPLKSLLRLIVWEEVEDGEDGEPRPQDIIEKEVYLGDLPLLTDLGTFIINGAERVIVSQLHRSPGVVFEETIHPNGSKLYSSRIIPFRGSWVEFTIDIHDVIHVHIDRKKKFPATALLRAFGHGTDEAILQIFYKKRKITVPKLEDADKGARREGLGALAAVEVVDPESGEVLVEVAQELTEEVIEQLHRAGIKKVSIFAGQAESSRGDSPLLKNTLKKDPTSDEESALRAIYSLLRPGEPPNMETARLALERIFFNPKRYDLGRVGRYKINQRLGLDTPAGTTVLTQEDFTAIFRYLIELHEGRGFVDDIDHLGNRRIRTVGELIANQFSVGLSRMARLVKERMSITTDVEKMNIDDLVNARTVSAVIQAFFGSSQLSQFMDQTNPLAEMTHKRRLSALGPGGLTRERAGFEVRDVHYSHYGRMCPIETPEGPNIGLITSMTTYSRINNLGFVETPYRKVVKNKVTDKIVWLDANAEEDATIAQANAPLTEDGHFANEFVLCRYRGDFPLARPDDIDYMDVAPDQLVSVAAALIPFLEHDDANRALMGSNMQRQAVPLLYPEAPLVGTGLEEKVARDSGAVILAKRPGVVERVTADEIIVDTGAVSPGKSDEPLAKLAQFDRYRLKKFWRTNQDTAINQRPLVKQGAKVKAGQIIADGPSTQFGELALGRNVLVAFMPWYGHNFEDAIVISEKLVKEDVYTSIHIQELELHVRDTKRGMEEITREIPNVAEEGLVQLDERGVVRIGARMNPGDILVGKITPKGETELSPEEKLLTAIFGEKAKDVKDSSLKVPPGLTGTVIDVKVFSRRIDDPLLEQERGSRIGELRAFERTEIRRISDARDEELRELLKGQTASLMLRHGTVEPYLEEGTKLLVKALEDIDFGDIDLTTLKVKNKEANERIRLVIDEAKKRIGRVREKTEEQIDKVFQPDELPPGVVQLVKVYVAEKRKISVGDKMAGRHGNKGIIARIVPEEDMPFLPDGRPVEIVLNPLGVPSRMNVGQVLETHLGWVADMLGFEAKTPVFQGASEDEVGALLKFSGLSWAARSARLQTAFPEFGKAETEALIRLIHDQAPDRGAVSGGGTGGGNGAAGYGMGTETVGGDLDAYLGQGVDESMKKTLGSVKAFLVAAADELAERRDAKVEDAFPAISALRRKRTFSEGMGLDAAIVELLVAAGITAAGKVWLRDGRSGKQFDFPVTVGQIYMLKLSHLVDDKIHARSIGPYSLVTQQPLAGKAQFGGQRFGEMEVWALEAYGAAHTLQEILTVKSDDVSGRSRVYEAIVKGDNLPEPGIPESFNVLVKELQSLGLSVKLGREE
- the rplJ gene encoding 50S ribosomal protein L10, whose protein sequence is MKVEVKQEVVKEIAGKLDAARAFYLTDFTGLDVKSMTELRAKLRAEGIEYLVVKNSMAQRAVEALEVPDIAEFFIGPTGLVIGTQDAVTPAKVIWEFAKEHDDKPTVKVGIVEGEKVDATGVGKLAKLPPREQLLAELAGAMQAPMAELAALMQAMLYEVAGLIDALRVQRDAAGS
- the rplK gene encoding 50S ribosomal protein L11, with amino-acid sequence MAKKVIGFIKLQVPAGQANPAPPVGPALGQHGVNIMEFCKAFNARTQQGGGILIPVEITVYADRSFSFITKTPPAAVLLKRAAGLQKASGVPHVEIVGSVTKDQVREIAETKMPDLNAANVESAMRMIEGTARSMGITVEG